In Candidatus Effluviviaceae Genus V sp., a single window of DNA contains:
- a CDS encoding MBL fold metallo-hydrolase: MTIAVLASGSSGNAMVVSSDGVNLVIDAGVSARRLAGGLRELSIGEDEVSAVLVTHEHHDHVCGLGPVSRRLASPVVATRGTHGAVRSRLGDGGIGVTISPGDTLTLGGLEVTAFATSHDCAEPVGYAITDGEASVAVATDLGVVDGDVRRHLANADCVVLESNHDEKMLVDGRYPWHLKRRIMGRLGHLSNAAAAAEVTGLTGSPLSLLVLAHLSKENNDPGLAVDIAAEALDGAGLSDVELHVASQELLLGPLDIPARRSARGTAPEMEPSWTR; the protein is encoded by the coding sequence GTGACGATCGCAGTGCTGGCCAGCGGCAGTTCGGGGAACGCCATGGTCGTCTCTTCCGACGGCGTGAACCTCGTCATCGACGCCGGCGTCTCCGCGCGCCGTCTGGCGGGCGGTCTTCGGGAGCTGTCGATCGGGGAGGACGAGGTTTCGGCGGTGCTCGTCACGCACGAGCATCACGATCACGTCTGTGGGTTGGGCCCCGTGTCGAGACGTCTCGCTTCTCCGGTCGTCGCGACGCGCGGCACCCACGGCGCCGTGCGCTCGAGGCTCGGAGACGGCGGTATCGGCGTCACGATCTCCCCAGGCGACACCCTGACGCTGGGCGGTCTCGAGGTCACCGCCTTCGCGACCAGCCACGACTGCGCGGAGCCCGTTGGGTATGCGATCACCGACGGCGAGGCGAGCGTCGCCGTCGCGACCGACCTCGGCGTCGTCGACGGGGACGTACGGCGCCACCTGGCGAACGCCGACTGCGTCGTGCTCGAGTCGAACCACGACGAGAAGATGCTCGTCGACGGACGCTACCCCTGGCACCTCAAACGGCGCATCATGGGAAGGCTGGGGCATCTCTCGAACGCGGCCGCGGCCGCCGAGGTGACTGGGCTCACCGGCTCACCCCTCTCGCTTCTCGTTCTTGCGCACCTGTCGAAGGAGAACAACGACCCCGGGCTCGCTGTCGATATCGCGGCTGAGGCGCTCGACGGCGCGGGCCTCTCTGATGTGGAGCTTCACGTCGCCTCCCAGGAGCTGCTTCTCGGACCGCTCGACATCCCGGCCCGGCGTAGCGCCCGCGGGACCGCACCGGAGATGGAGCCATCATGGACAAGATAG
- a CDS encoding nucleotide sugar dehydrogenase gives MDKIAVVGTGYVGLVGGAGLADFGNTVIGVDLDESKIRKLENGQVPFYEPGLAEVVTRNVKEGRLSFTTDFASAVAECGIIFIAVGTPEGEDGAVDLSQVDTVARDIGRHMTGYRVIVQKSTVPVGTAVRLRRIVEENQREKHPFDVVSNPEFLREGSAVEDFMRPNRVVVGTESEKAREIMRNIYAPLYLIKTPIVETTCETAELIKYASNAFLATKISFINEMANLCERVGADVQTLAYAMGLDKRIGPKFLHAGAGYGGSCFPKDTKALVKIAEAAGREASIVAAGIIVNEAQKRRMVDKVREAAGGSLEGKTVGLLGLAFKPNTDDMRYAASVVLAEGVRDEGGTVRAFDPVAAENARDLMPFIEYCDDAYSVAEGADVLALVTEWNEFRRLDIPRLKDLMAAPVVVDCRNVYHPSDFEEHGFTYVGVGRGRSEAQGS, from the coding sequence ATGGACAAGATAGCAGTGGTCGGGACCGGGTACGTCGGGCTCGTCGGCGGCGCGGGACTGGCCGACTTCGGCAACACCGTCATCGGCGTCGACCTGGACGAGTCCAAGATCCGGAAGCTGGAGAACGGACAGGTTCCCTTCTACGAGCCCGGACTCGCCGAGGTCGTCACGCGGAACGTCAAGGAGGGACGGCTCTCCTTCACGACCGACTTCGCGTCCGCCGTTGCGGAGTGCGGCATCATCTTCATAGCGGTCGGAACGCCGGAGGGCGAGGACGGCGCCGTCGATCTCTCCCAGGTCGACACGGTCGCCCGCGACATCGGCAGGCACATGACCGGCTACCGCGTCATCGTCCAGAAGAGCACCGTTCCGGTCGGCACGGCCGTCCGTCTACGCCGGATTGTCGAAGAGAACCAGAGGGAGAAGCACCCGTTCGACGTCGTGTCGAACCCGGAGTTCCTGCGCGAGGGCTCGGCCGTCGAGGACTTCATGCGGCCGAACCGTGTGGTCGTCGGCACGGAGAGCGAGAAGGCGCGCGAGATCATGCGGAACATCTACGCGCCGCTCTACCTCATCAAGACGCCGATCGTCGAGACCACGTGCGAGACCGCGGAGCTCATCAAGTACGCCTCGAACGCCTTCCTCGCCACGAAGATCTCGTTCATCAACGAGATGGCGAACCTCTGTGAGAGGGTCGGGGCCGACGTCCAGACGCTGGCCTATGCCATGGGGCTCGACAAGCGCATCGGGCCGAAGTTCCTGCACGCCGGTGCCGGCTACGGCGGGTCGTGTTTTCCCAAGGACACCAAGGCGCTTGTGAAGATCGCCGAGGCCGCCGGTCGGGAGGCGAGCATCGTCGCCGCGGGGATCATAGTCAACGAAGCCCAGAAGCGGCGCATGGTCGACAAGGTCCGTGAGGCGGCCGGCGGGAGCCTCGAGGGAAAGACGGTCGGCCTCCTCGGTCTCGCGTTCAAGCCCAACACGGACGACATGCGGTACGCCGCCTCGGTCGTGCTGGCCGAGGGCGTGCGCGACGAGGGCGGGACCGTCCGGGCGTTCGACCCGGTCGCCGCTGAGAACGCCAGGGACCTCATGCCTTTCATCGAGTACTGCGACGATGCGTACTCGGTCGCGGAGGGCGCGGACGTGCTGGCCCTCGTGACCGAGTGGAACGAGTTCCGGCGGCTGGACATACCGCGGCTGAAGGATCTCATGGCCGCCCCGGTCGTCGTCGACTGCAGGAACGTCTACCATCCGTCCGATTTCGAGGAGCACGGGTTCACCTACGTCGGCGTCGGCCGCGGACGGTCGGAAGCCCAGGGTTCGTAG
- a CDS encoding dTDP-4-dehydrorhamnose 3,5-epimerase: MSSASARKLPPGVRAKRLIDGVEIKELRLIPDERGYLMEMMRADDPFFTKFGQVYLSVAYPGVVKGWHYHRVQTDHFTIVKGMMKVVLYDDREDSPTKGEVNEFFMGELNPILITIPPGVLHGMKAIGTEPGYLVNCPTETYDYAEPDEFRVDPHDNDIPYDWAQKDG; the protein is encoded by the coding sequence ATGTCGTCAGCAAGCGCGAGGAAGCTCCCGCCCGGCGTCCGGGCGAAGCGGCTCATCGACGGTGTCGAGATCAAGGAGCTGCGCCTGATACCCGACGAGCGCGGCTATCTGATGGAGATGATGCGCGCCGACGATCCCTTCTTCACGAAGTTCGGGCAGGTCTACCTGTCGGTCGCCTATCCCGGCGTGGTCAAGGGCTGGCACTACCACAGGGTGCAGACCGACCACTTCACGATCGTCAAGGGCATGATGAAGGTCGTGCTCTACGACGACCGCGAGGACTCGCCGACGAAGGGCGAGGTCAACGAGTTCTTCATGGGCGAGCTCAACCCCATCCTCATCACGATTCCGCCCGGCGTTCTCCACGGCATGAAGGCCATAGGGACCGAGCCCGGCTACCTCGTCAACTGCCCGACCGAGACGTACGACTACGCGGAGCCCGACGAGTTCCGCGTCGACCCCCACGACAACGACATTCCCTACGATTGGGCACAGAAGGACGGGTAG
- a CDS encoding glycosyltransferase, with product MKESGVTTERGLASAVVVHYGRREILTRLLETLAAHPDARLLRELIVVDNTRELSAAALAAHASSMGDVDLVLETGRSPSYSSAVNAGVSRATTGVLIVMNNDLEWTSDGSLAPLLKTLETPDVGVAGPALVYPNGGWQRASGRVPSALSALRSLFLLDTLAERRAGARWSSGGPRRVRRVEYVDGACMAIRRECFRELGGFDESFRFYAEDADFCLRARRGGWSVVLDERAVVAHSRGASSTAGDVSPEYERRLLRAKTDLVRKHAGPARARLYASLLRASLAVRALLTTALAAIRPSEAASERARRARARLRAVRGACEPAS from the coding sequence CTGAAGGAGTCCGGCGTGACGACTGAGAGAGGATTGGCGTCGGCGGTGGTCGTTCACTACGGCCGGCGTGAGATCCTCACGAGACTGCTCGAGACGCTCGCCGCGCACCCGGACGCCCGGCTCCTGCGCGAGCTCATCGTGGTCGACAACACTCGAGAGCTCTCAGCGGCCGCGCTCGCAGCGCACGCCTCCTCGATGGGAGATGTCGACCTCGTGCTCGAGACGGGTCGCTCTCCCTCCTACTCGTCGGCGGTCAACGCCGGCGTTTCCCGCGCGACGACCGGCGTGCTCATCGTCATGAACAACGACCTCGAGTGGACATCCGACGGCTCGCTCGCTCCGCTGCTCAAGACGCTCGAGACTCCGGACGTCGGTGTCGCGGGGCCGGCCCTCGTCTACCCGAACGGCGGGTGGCAGCGGGCGTCGGGCCGCGTTCCGTCGGCCCTCTCGGCGCTCCGGTCTCTGTTCCTGCTGGATACGCTCGCGGAGCGGCGGGCGGGGGCACGCTGGTCATCCGGCGGCCCGAGGCGGGTGCGCCGGGTGGAGTATGTCGACGGGGCCTGCATGGCGATCAGGCGGGAGTGCTTCCGGGAGCTGGGGGGATTCGATGAATCGTTCCGCTTCTACGCGGAGGACGCGGACTTCTGCCTGAGAGCCCGCCGCGGGGGATGGAGCGTCGTGCTCGATGAGCGCGCCGTCGTGGCCCACTCGCGTGGCGCGTCCTCGACGGCCGGCGACGTCTCCCCCGAGTACGAACGCAGGCTCCTCCGCGCGAAGACCGACCTCGTCAGGAAGCACGCTGGGCCCGCCCGCGCCCGGCTCTACGCGTCGCTCCTGCGCGCGTCGCTCGCCGTCCGCGCCCTCCTGACGACGGCGCTGGCCGCCATCAGGCCCTCCGAGGCGGCATCGGAGCGCGCCCGCCGCGCCCGAGCGCGGCTGCGGGCGGTGCGTGGCGCGTGCGAACCGGCGTCCTAG
- a CDS encoding oligosaccharide flippase family protein gives MQENHENTLKVVKESGIGLTGLLFGTVLNYVLLMVLTRWLDTDAFGTFVLAQSVVWLAAILVLFGSPRALDRYIPLYRARNEPGRVRTLVRFIAIISIAVAVLAALVLWLLSPWLAGSVFRNPLLDATLALMALTLPLIVVVRLVSFAFAGLKEMRYEVYLQHLATPLSKIALGLVVLALGLGYMGWLWAYVAALAFVALLAVWFVTRRLLPAIGSGPRERIDIREIVAYSWPLGLTGVVVMLQGQIDVLFLGRYGPPADVGIYRIYIQMCAPLLLVMMAFARIYKPVLCELIAGGGTRDALSLYRRVARWIMLVNALGFLLLVLYGREIVALVFPVAYAGAPAVLGVLVAGRLANTSFGPEGMTLEAFGNTKLSLMNAVLMLAVNVGVDLVLVPRMGLLGAAIGATSATTIGGLAGVIEIRVLHGFQPYTRRHLGIAAAMVAVVAAGLGARTLLPGTGGFWLAAHLAIAVAVYALVVRVTGVLDDTDRAVARRLVDRARGNGRRR, from the coding sequence GTGCAGGAGAACCACGAGAACACGCTCAAGGTCGTCAAGGAGTCGGGCATCGGACTCACGGGCCTGCTTTTCGGCACGGTCCTGAACTACGTCCTGCTGATGGTTCTGACGCGCTGGCTCGATACCGACGCCTTCGGCACGTTCGTCCTCGCCCAGTCGGTCGTGTGGCTCGCGGCCATCCTCGTGCTCTTCGGCAGTCCCCGCGCGCTCGATCGCTACATTCCGCTCTACAGGGCTAGAAACGAACCGGGGAGGGTCCGGACACTCGTCAGGTTCATTGCGATCATATCGATCGCGGTCGCCGTGCTGGCCGCGCTCGTGCTCTGGCTCCTGTCGCCCTGGCTCGCGGGCTCGGTCTTCCGGAACCCGCTTCTCGACGCGACCCTGGCGCTCATGGCATTGACGCTGCCGCTCATCGTCGTCGTGCGCCTCGTCTCGTTCGCCTTCGCCGGTCTCAAGGAGATGCGCTACGAGGTCTATCTGCAGCACCTGGCGACGCCGCTCTCGAAGATCGCGCTCGGCCTCGTCGTTCTCGCGCTCGGCCTCGGCTACATGGGCTGGCTGTGGGCCTACGTCGCCGCGCTGGCCTTCGTGGCGCTCCTGGCCGTATGGTTCGTCACGCGGCGGCTCCTGCCCGCCATCGGCTCCGGTCCTCGCGAACGGATAGACATTCGTGAGATCGTCGCCTACTCGTGGCCGCTCGGTCTGACCGGCGTCGTCGTCATGCTCCAGGGCCAGATCGATGTCCTCTTCCTGGGGCGCTACGGCCCACCGGCCGACGTGGGCATCTACCGCATCTACATCCAGATGTGCGCCCCGCTGCTGCTCGTCATGATGGCGTTCGCCCGCATCTACAAGCCGGTGCTCTGTGAGCTGATCGCCGGGGGCGGCACCCGCGACGCGCTCTCGCTCTACCGTCGCGTAGCTCGTTGGATCATGCTCGTCAACGCGCTCGGCTTCCTGCTGCTCGTTCTCTACGGTCGCGAGATCGTCGCCCTCGTCTTCCCCGTCGCCTACGCTGGTGCGCCGGCTGTCCTCGGGGTCCTGGTCGCCGGGCGCCTGGCCAACACGTCGTTCGGACCAGAGGGTATGACGCTGGAGGCCTTCGGCAACACGAAGCTCTCGCTCATGAACGCGGTTCTCATGCTGGCGGTGAACGTCGGCGTCGACCTGGTTCTTGTTCCACGGATGGGTCTCCTGGGGGCCGCGATCGGGGCGACCTCCGCTACCACGATCGGGGGCCTCGCCGGGGTCATCGAGATACGCGTGCTTCACGGGTTTCAGCCCTACACCCGGCGGCACCTCGGGATCGCGGCGGCGATGGTGGCGGTCGTGGCTGCGGGACTGGGTGCCAGAACGCTGCTGCCCGGGACCGGAGGGTTCTGGCTGGCCGCGCACCTCGCGATCGCCGTCGCCGTGTATGCGCTCGTCGTCCGCGTGACGGGTGTGCTCGATGACACCGACCGCGCGGTCGCGAGACGACTCGTGGACCGCGCGCGCGGGAACGGGAGACGAAGATGA
- a CDS encoding sulfatase-like hydrolase/transferase — translation MEGCHRRTSRYNDLVRRASPGRGQGASGGEALNDSVLLVVLDSLRADHTPWHRYDRDTAPSLGRLAERSTVYSCAFAAGPSTISCMKGLLSSTYPLERPDPDSLSGLRRSVPDTFRSAGARTLAVVSNPLLSPGAGWDRGFDDFVGESDLAGDGPSPSRLRRAAAAVRGLPALSRAALRWQRARQLRSGIPPYPTAGSVVDRALSWIRENGDAPFFAWLHIAEPHSPYVPIPKHRECFLRRRVSVRRLARVMADVETRQASLSKEDVELLIDLYDAHIRTADDQLGRLLDGLEELGLLDRLTIVVTADHGEEFREHGEIGHGHMGATPKLYDEIIHVPLLIKLPGSGRPEVKDGLVSHLDIGPTLLEVAGLPPEGMRGRSLLSSAEGDVDAADAAAWSEFEWEEKWVISRRTATEKFIYDERTGSERYDLSRDPLERHNERPGPDVPEDVREHIELLRSSRGGDEQDDVEQDRRTLEKLKDLGYA, via the coding sequence CTGGAGGGTTGTCATCGCCGGACCAGCCGCTACAATGACCTGGTCCGCCGTGCGTCGCCCGGACGCGGGCAGGGAGCATCGGGGGGTGAAGCGTTGAACGACAGCGTGCTCTTGGTCGTGCTCGACAGCCTGCGCGCCGACCATACACCGTGGCATCGGTACGACCGCGACACGGCCCCTTCGCTCGGCCGTCTGGCGGAGCGATCGACCGTCTACTCGTGCGCCTTCGCCGCGGGGCCGTCCACGATATCGTGCATGAAGGGTCTCCTGAGTTCGACTTACCCGCTCGAGCGGCCGGACCCGGATTCGCTGTCGGGTCTCCGGCGTTCGGTCCCGGACACGTTCAGGAGCGCCGGAGCGCGGACCCTCGCCGTCGTCTCCAACCCGCTCCTCTCACCCGGCGCCGGCTGGGACCGCGGCTTCGACGACTTCGTCGGCGAGTCGGATCTTGCCGGGGACGGACCGTCGCCCTCCCGTCTGCGGAGAGCGGCCGCCGCCGTCAGGGGGCTCCCCGCCCTCTCGCGCGCGGCTCTCAGGTGGCAACGCGCGAGGCAGCTTCGAAGCGGGATCCCGCCGTACCCGACCGCCGGCTCGGTCGTGGATCGCGCCCTGAGCTGGATCAGGGAGAACGGCGACGCTCCCTTCTTCGCGTGGCTCCACATCGCGGAGCCCCATTCACCCTACGTTCCGATACCGAAGCACAGGGAGTGTTTCCTCCGACGGCGGGTGTCCGTGCGCAGACTCGCGCGCGTCATGGCCGACGTCGAGACGCGGCAGGCGAGCCTCTCGAAGGAGGACGTCGAACTGCTCATCGACCTCTACGACGCGCACATCCGCACCGCCGACGACCAGCTCGGCCGCCTCCTCGACGGCCTGGAGGAGCTGGGACTGCTGGACAGGCTGACGATCGTCGTGACGGCCGACCACGGCGAAGAGTTCCGGGAGCACGGTGAGATCGGTCACGGACACATGGGCGCGACACCGAAGCTCTACGACGAGATCATCCACGTGCCGCTTCTGATCAAGCTGCCGGGTTCCGGGCGGCCCGAGGTGAAGGACGGGCTCGTGTCGCACCTCGACATCGGTCCGACGCTGCTCGAGGTGGCCGGCCTCCCGCCGGAGGGCATGCGGGGCCGCTCGCTCCTGAGTTCAGCGGAGGGTGACGTCGATGCCGCCGACGCTGCGGCATGGAGCGAGTTCGAATGGGAGGAGAAGTGGGTGATCTCCCGGAGGACCGCGACGGAGAAGTTCATCTACGACGAGCGCACGGGTAGTGAGCGGTATGACCTTTCACGAGACCCGCTCGAGCGCCACAACGAGCGCCCGGGCCCTGATGTGCCGGAAGATGTTCGGGAGCACATCGAACTCTTACGGTCCAGCCGCGGCGGCGATGAACAGGATGATGTGGAGCAGGACCGCAGAACGCTCGAGAAACTGAAGGACCTGGGTTACGCGTAA
- a CDS encoding glycosyltransferase, producing MRVLFLTSRLPFPPDRGDKVRTHNLLRAFAARHDVKLISFVDGGEPGEGEEILRQWCDVETVHLPSFRSVLNAGAGLLRRLPLQACYYSSGEMSELVRSALRDGCDALYVHLFRMAPFALGALGDVHARAGRPATILDLTDAISREIELSLPRRRPLSRAVYTIEHRRVRSYEAAISPRFDDVWTISGADADIIRSAAPTSNVTVVPNGVDDSLFALGIPAERPVSVLFVGNFRVPHNVDAAAWLAGEIAPAVAAEVPGVEFVLAGAASDEVVLPERGVVWRRRGFVPALKDVYGGAGVFAAPMRFAAGVQNKILEAMAAGLPVVTTSIANAGLGARPDSELLVRDGARAFADGIVDLLSKRELAGGIAERGRAFVRERFTWDRALERLEEVSAGL from the coding sequence GTGAGGGTCCTCTTTCTCACATCGCGACTCCCGTTCCCCCCGGACCGCGGCGACAAGGTCAGAACGCACAATCTGCTGAGGGCGTTCGCCGCGCGCCACGACGTGAAGCTCATCTCCTTCGTCGACGGCGGCGAACCCGGGGAAGGGGAGGAGATACTCCGGCAGTGGTGCGACGTCGAGACGGTTCATCTCCCGTCGTTCCGCTCGGTGCTCAACGCGGGCGCGGGCCTTCTGCGTAGACTGCCGCTTCAGGCTTGCTACTACTCGTCAGGAGAGATGTCGGAGCTCGTGCGAAGCGCACTTCGGGACGGTTGCGACGCGCTCTACGTGCACCTCTTCCGGATGGCGCCGTTCGCGCTCGGTGCCCTCGGCGACGTTCATGCGCGGGCCGGACGCCCGGCCACCATCCTCGACCTGACCGACGCTATCTCGCGCGAGATCGAGCTGTCCCTTCCGAGGAGACGACCGCTCTCGCGGGCGGTCTACACGATCGAGCATCGCAGGGTGCGAAGCTACGAGGCGGCCATCTCGCCGCGCTTCGACGACGTGTGGACGATCTCGGGAGCGGACGCCGACATCATCCGAAGCGCGGCGCCGACGTCGAACGTCACCGTCGTTCCCAACGGCGTCGACGACTCGCTCTTCGCGCTCGGGATTCCCGCCGAGCGACCGGTCTCCGTCCTGTTCGTCGGGAACTTCCGTGTGCCCCACAACGTGGACGCCGCGGCCTGGCTGGCCGGAGAGATCGCGCCGGCGGTGGCCGCCGAGGTCCCCGGCGTCGAGTTCGTGCTGGCCGGCGCGGCCTCCGACGAGGTCGTTCTGCCCGAACGGGGTGTCGTCTGGCGCCGCAGGGGCTTTGTGCCGGCGCTGAAGGACGTCTACGGTGGGGCCGGTGTTTTCGCCGCCCCGATGCGGTTCGCGGCGGGCGTTCAGAACAAGATCCTCGAGGCGATGGCTGCGGGCCTCCCCGTTGTCACAACATCGATCGCGAACGCCGGTCTCGGCGCCCGGCCCGATTCCGAACTTCTTGTCCGGGACGGGGCGCGGGCCTTCGCCGACGGCATCGTGGACCTGCTGTCGAAGAGGGAACTCGCGGGAGGGATCGCGGAGCGGGGACGCGCGTTCGTCAGGGAACGCTTCACCTGGGACAGGGCTCTGGAACGACTCGAGGAGGTCTCGGCCGGCCTATGA
- a CDS encoding glycosyltransferase yields the protein MPGSRLLTAPPSCASFGRSSGGASADAVTLNRETIALRVLFIGQDLPGRRRTGGQIATFYQISQLARAGHGVTFLTIVPDGTVSQDAELGGLADVIAVPELPKVSTAGYLRGLTDPLPVPIRRYTSRRFLARVAEAAAERYDLIFFNSLHSAPALPAAGAASDAPAVLFEHNVQSTVMRLFADFQASSAARLYATLQWRRMERYEASVLPLFDLTLTFSDVDRRALEEMSEEARVEAVPLAIDVGALPEPPHAEENDVLFVGSFGWRPNQDSLRWFLEEILPAIRATRPGTTVTVVGSPVPQWASLLAGGDGRVSFVGDVDDVFEHFARSRVLVVPLRIGSGVRVKIIQAMAMGKAVVTTTKGCEGLHVEHDREVRMADDPRSFAREVTSVLDDDGLRERLGAAARKLAFAEHDATSDDSPLVKACERLARGRGRSS from the coding sequence ATGCCCGGCTCGAGGCTCTTGACCGCGCCGCCGTCCTGCGCTAGCTTCGGGCGGTCGTCCGGCGGAGCCTCCGCCGACGCCGTCACGCTCAACCGGGAGACTATAGCGTTGCGTGTCCTCTTCATCGGACAGGATCTGCCCGGCAGGCGCAGAACAGGTGGTCAGATCGCCACGTTCTACCAGATCTCGCAGCTTGCCCGGGCGGGGCACGGCGTCACATTCCTGACGATCGTCCCGGACGGTACGGTGTCGCAGGACGCGGAGCTCGGCGGACTCGCCGACGTCATCGCCGTGCCCGAGCTGCCGAAGGTCTCGACCGCCGGCTATCTGAGGGGGCTCACCGACCCGCTCCCCGTCCCCATTCGACGCTACACATCGCGGCGCTTCCTCGCGAGGGTCGCGGAGGCGGCCGCGGAGCGCTACGACCTCATCTTCTTCAACAGCCTTCACAGCGCTCCGGCGCTCCCCGCCGCGGGCGCTGCCTCGGATGCGCCAGCCGTGCTCTTCGAACACAACGTCCAGTCGACCGTGATGAGGCTCTTCGCGGACTTCCAGGCGTCGTCCGCCGCCCGCCTCTACGCGACGCTGCAGTGGCGGCGCATGGAGCGATACGAGGCCTCCGTCCTGCCGCTCTTCGACCTGACGCTCACCTTCAGTGACGTCGACCGGCGAGCGTTGGAGGAGATGTCCGAGGAAGCCCGGGTCGAGGCCGTACCGCTCGCGATCGACGTCGGAGCCCTGCCGGAGCCGCCACACGCCGAGGAGAACGACGTTCTCTTCGTCGGCTCGTTCGGCTGGCGCCCAAACCAGGACAGCCTGCGTTGGTTCCTCGAAGAGATCCTCCCGGCCATTCGGGCGACACGACCCGGTACGACGGTGACCGTCGTCGGTTCCCCCGTGCCCCAGTGGGCGTCGCTTCTGGCCGGCGGCGACGGAAGGGTATCGTTCGTCGGCGACGTCGATGACGTGTTCGAACACTTCGCCCGGTCGCGCGTCCTGGTCGTTCCGCTGCGCATCGGAAGCGGCGTGAGGGTCAAGATCATCCAGGCGATGGCGATGGGCAAGGCGGTCGTCACGACGACGAAGGGCTGCGAGGGACTGCACGTCGAGCACGACAGAGAGGTGAGGATGGCCGACGATCCGAGGTCGTTCGCGAGGGAGGTGACCTCCGTCCTCGATGACGACGGCCTGAGAGAGCGGCTCGGAGCGGCGGCGAGGAAACTCGCGTTCGCCGAGCACGATGCGACGTCGGACGACTCCCCGCTCGTGAAGGCCTGCGAGCGTCTTGCTCGAGGGCGCGGCCGCTCCTCATAG
- a CDS encoding NAD-dependent epimerase/dehydratase family protein yields MKALVTGGAGFIGSHLVEALLDRGDRVWVIDDLSTGRFENIAHLEGNPDFSYVIDTILDEEIVAELTSKVDVVFHLAAAVGVAYIIENPLKSLETNIQGTEIVLQKANEGKKKVVLFSTSEIYGKADSQPCSETDDRILGSTMIARWGYSSSKAIDEFLALAYHREKQLPVVIVRCFNTCGPRQTGQYGMVIPRFVKQALLDHPITVYGDGQQTRCFCDVSDVIRGVLALVDEPSANGEVFNIGSDEETTIEALAERIKELTGSQSVVEHIPYEKAYEEGFEDMRRRIPDLAKIRETVGYEPQIGLSELLERIVAHFKK; encoded by the coding sequence ATGAAAGCACTCGTCACCGGCGGCGCTGGGTTCATCGGTTCGCATCTGGTCGAGGCGCTCCTCGACCGGGGCGACCGCGTGTGGGTCATCGACGACCTCTCGACCGGCCGCTTTGAGAACATCGCCCACCTCGAGGGAAACCCGGACTTCAGCTACGTCATCGACACGATCCTCGACGAGGAGATCGTCGCCGAGCTGACGTCCAAGGTCGACGTGGTCTTCCATCTCGCGGCGGCCGTCGGCGTCGCCTACATCATCGAGAACCCGTTGAAGTCGCTCGAGACGAACATACAGGGCACCGAGATCGTCCTTCAGAAGGCGAACGAGGGGAAGAAGAAGGTCGTTCTCTTCTCGACCTCGGAGATCTACGGCAAGGCCGACTCCCAGCCGTGCAGCGAGACCGACGATCGGATCCTGGGCTCGACGATGATCGCCCGCTGGGGCTACTCCTCCTCGAAGGCGATCGACGAGTTCCTGGCGCTGGCATACCATCGCGAGAAGCAGCTCCCGGTGGTCATCGTGCGATGCTTCAACACCTGCGGACCGCGCCAGACCGGTCAGTACGGCATGGTCATCCCGCGTTTCGTCAAGCAGGCGCTGCTCGACCATCCGATCACGGTCTACGGGGACGGACAGCAGACCCGCTGCTTCTGCGACGTGTCCGATGTGATTCGCGGCGTCCTGGCCCTGGTCGACGAGCCCTCGGCGAACGGCGAGGTCTTCAACATCGGGAGCGACGAGGAGACGACGATCGAGGCGCTCGCCGAGAGGATCAAGGAGCTCACGGGAAGCCAGTCGGTCGTGGAGCACATTCCCTACGAGAAGGCGTACGAGGAGGGATTCGAGGACATGCGGCGCCGCATTCCCGATCTCGCGAAGATCCGCGAGACCGTGGGATACGAGCCGCAGATCGGGCTCTCGGAGCTCCTGGAACGCATCGTAGCGCACTTTAAGAAGTAA